A stretch of the Streptomyces sp. NBC_01428 genome encodes the following:
- a CDS encoding acyl-CoA carboxylase subunit beta, translated as MSEPEELHHPDIHTTAGKLADLQRRIQEATHAGSERAVEKQHAKGKLTARERIDLLMDEDSFVEFDEFARHRSTDFGLEQNRPYGDGVVTGYGTVDGRPVAVFSQDFTVFGGALGEVYGQKIMKVMDFALKTGCPVIGINDSGGARIQEGVSALGMYGEIFRRNTHASGVIPQISLVVGPCAGGAVYSPAITDFTVMVDQTSHMFITGPDVIKTVTGEDVGFEELGGARTHNAVSGVAHHMAGDEKDAIEYVKQLLSYLPSNNLSEAPAFPEEADLTLTDEDRELDTIVPDSANQPYDMHTVIEHVLDDAEFFETQPLFAPNILTGFGRVEGRPVGIVANQPMQFAGCLDIDASEKAARFVRTCDAFNVPVLTFVDVPGFLPGVDQEHTGIIRRGAKLIYAYAEATVPLITVITRKAFGGAYDVMGSKHLGADLNLAWPTAQIAVMGAQGAVNILHRRTIAAAEDQDGTRARLIQEYEDALLNPYTAAERGYIDGVIMPSQTRAHVVRGLRQLRTKRASLPPKKHGNIPL; from the coding sequence ATGTCCGAGCCGGAAGAGCTGCACCACCCCGACATCCACACCACCGCGGGCAAACTCGCGGACCTGCAGCGCCGCATCCAGGAGGCGACGCACGCCGGCTCGGAGCGCGCCGTCGAAAAGCAGCACGCCAAGGGCAAACTGACGGCCCGTGAGCGCATCGACCTGCTGATGGACGAGGACTCCTTCGTGGAGTTCGACGAGTTCGCCCGGCACCGCTCCACCGACTTCGGCCTGGAGCAGAACCGTCCGTACGGCGACGGCGTCGTCACGGGCTACGGCACGGTCGACGGCCGCCCGGTCGCCGTGTTCTCGCAGGACTTCACCGTCTTCGGCGGTGCCCTCGGCGAGGTCTACGGGCAGAAGATCATGAAGGTCATGGACTTCGCCCTGAAGACCGGCTGTCCGGTCATCGGCATCAACGACTCGGGCGGCGCGCGGATCCAGGAAGGCGTCAGCGCGCTGGGCATGTACGGCGAGATCTTCCGCCGGAACACCCACGCGTCGGGCGTGATTCCGCAGATCAGCCTGGTCGTCGGCCCCTGTGCGGGCGGTGCGGTGTACTCCCCCGCCATCACCGACTTCACGGTCATGGTCGACCAGACCTCGCACATGTTCATCACAGGTCCCGACGTCATCAAGACGGTGACGGGCGAGGACGTCGGCTTCGAGGAACTGGGCGGCGCCCGCACCCACAACGCCGTGTCGGGCGTGGCCCATCACATGGCGGGTGACGAGAAGGACGCCATCGAGTACGTCAAGCAGCTGCTGTCGTACCTGCCGTCCAACAACCTCAGCGAGGCGCCGGCGTTCCCGGAGGAGGCGGACCTCACCCTCACGGACGAGGACCGTGAGCTGGACACCATCGTGCCGGACAGCGCGAACCAGCCGTACGACATGCACACGGTGATCGAACACGTCCTGGACGACGCCGAGTTCTTCGAGACGCAGCCGCTGTTCGCGCCGAACATCCTGACCGGCTTCGGCCGGGTCGAGGGCCGTCCGGTGGGCATCGTCGCGAACCAGCCGATGCAGTTCGCCGGCTGTCTGGACATCGACGCGAGCGAGAAGGCGGCGCGGTTCGTCCGCACCTGCGACGCGTTCAACGTGCCCGTCCTCACGTTCGTGGACGTGCCCGGCTTCCTCCCGGGTGTCGACCAGGAGCACACGGGCATCATCCGGCGCGGCGCCAAGCTGATCTACGCCTACGCGGAGGCGACCGTCCCGCTGATCACGGTCATCACCCGCAAGGCGTTCGGCGGCGCGTACGACGTCATGGGCTCCAAGCACCTGGGCGCCGACCTCAACCTGGCGTGGCCGACCGCGCAGATCGCGGTGATGGGCGCGCAGGGCGCGGTGAACATCCTGCACCGCCGCACGATCGCCGCCGCCGAGGACCAGGACGGCACCCGTGCCCGGCTGATCCAGGAGTACGAGGACGCGCTGCTGAACCCGTACACGGCGGCCGAGCGCGGTTACATCGACGGCGTGATCATGCCGTCGCAGACCCGTGCGCACGTCGTCCGCGGCCTGCGTCAGCTGCGGACGAAGCGGGCATCACTTCCTCCGAAGAAGCACGGCAACATCCCGCTCTAG
- a CDS encoding GGDEF domain-containing protein gives MGEDRRLRAVVTLAQGMAAAHTPRESWRAAALGACHALTGSFAALSVWERELGRLRVLVNVGDRAPDEAEFPDGEAYPVHQFPEITEFLHERWAGGGEPNAWVETADGPAAGPAGYCHQRVAALRRRGRGCCVVAPIVLHGRAWGELYVARRAGAPVFARSDADFATVLASVVAAGIAQTERLEEARRLAYTDALTGLANRRAVDVRLDEAVERHRTDGTVVSLVVCDLNGLKRVNDTRGHAVGDRLLERFGSVLSLCGAMLPGTLAARLGGDEFCLLAIGPAADEVVRIADELCRRAAELELGEGVACGVASTEDPIGPVRSARRLFRLADAAQYRAKAVRAAKPVVAGREGPDDPVVRLADTPAPPAGERRRFRGRHDPPRS, from the coding sequence ATGGGAGAGGACAGGCGGCTGAGGGCCGTGGTGACGCTGGCGCAGGGGATGGCCGCGGCACACACGCCGCGTGAGTCGTGGCGGGCCGCGGCGCTCGGCGCGTGTCACGCGCTGACCGGGAGCTTCGCCGCGCTCTCCGTCTGGGAGCGCGAGCTCGGCCGGCTGCGGGTCCTCGTCAACGTCGGCGACCGCGCGCCGGACGAGGCCGAGTTCCCCGACGGCGAGGCCTATCCCGTCCACCAGTTCCCCGAGATCACCGAGTTCCTGCACGAGCGGTGGGCGGGCGGGGGCGAGCCCAACGCCTGGGTGGAGACCGCCGACGGCCCGGCGGCCGGTCCCGCCGGGTACTGCCATCAGCGGGTCGCCGCGCTGCGCAGGCGCGGGCGCGGCTGCTGCGTCGTCGCGCCGATCGTGCTGCACGGACGGGCGTGGGGCGAGCTGTACGTGGCCCGGCGGGCAGGGGCGCCCGTCTTCGCCCGCTCGGACGCCGACTTCGCGACCGTCCTCGCCTCGGTCGTCGCCGCCGGGATCGCCCAGACCGAGCGGCTGGAGGAGGCCCGGCGGCTGGCCTACACCGACGCCCTGACCGGGCTCGCCAACCGTCGAGCCGTCGACGTACGCCTCGACGAGGCCGTCGAGCGGCACCGGACCGACGGGACCGTGGTCAGCCTCGTCGTCTGCGACCTCAACGGGCTCAAGCGCGTGAACGACACCCGCGGCCACGCCGTGGGCGACCGGCTCCTCGAACGGTTCGGATCCGTGCTCTCGCTCTGCGGGGCCATGCTGCCGGGCACCCTCGCCGCACGGCTCGGCGGCGACGAGTTCTGCCTCCTCGCGATCGGCCCCGCCGCGGACGAGGTGGTCCGGATCGCCGACGAACTCTGCCGCCGTGCCGCCGAGTTGGAGCTGGGGGAGGGGGTGGCGTGCGGGGTCGCCTCGACCGAGGACCCGATCGGGCCCGTACGGTCGGCGCGCCGGCTGTTCCGGCTGGCGGACGCGGCCCAGTACCGGGCGAAGGCCGTCCGGGCGGCGAAGCCGGTGGTCGCCGGGCGCGAGGGCCCCGACGATCCGGTCGTCCGCCTCGCCGACACCCCGGCACCCCCGGCGGGCGAGCGCCGACGGTTCCGGGGGCGGCACGACCCGCCCCGCTCCTGA
- a CDS encoding DEAD/DEAH box helicase, with translation MTRSERPVRKRPANARAAQTGGSAKSAGRATGRGAGRGPVRKVTPPQEFSLPETITPALPAVESFDALDMPAALTKTLTAQGVTEPFPIQGATLPNSLAGRDVLGRGRTGSGKTLAFGLALLARTAGRRAEPRHPLALVLVPTRELAQQVNDALTPYATAVNLRVATAVGGMSIGRQAGTLRRGAEVLVATPGRLKDLIERGDCALGQVAITVLDEADQMADMGFMPQVVALLNQVEPGGQRLLFSATLDKNIDRLVRMFLTDPVVHSVDPSAGAVTTMEHHVLHVADETDKKAVATRIAARDGRVILFVDTKRGADRFTKRLLASGVRASALHGGRSQPQRNRTLDQFKNGQVTALVATNVAARGIHIDDLDLVVNVDPPTDHKDYLHRGGRTARAGESGSVVTLVLPEQKREMTRLMADAGITPRTARVTSSDEELARLTGAREPSGVPVVIEVPQQAEQPKQRPKARRATGGGARRPATGGTGSASRQGTGSDGQPRQQRGAGRPATGGTGGGRRTSGGGAAPRRAEGGGGAGGRRAEGGAAPRRSEGGAGTGRSGGTGTGRGRAPQRGGGQTGGGRRAA, from the coding sequence ATGACTCGATCCGAACGTCCCGTCCGTAAGCGGCCGGCAAACGCACGCGCCGCACAGACCGGCGGCTCCGCGAAGAGCGCCGGCCGCGCCACCGGCCGGGGCGCGGGCCGCGGCCCCGTCCGCAAGGTGACGCCGCCTCAGGAGTTCTCGCTCCCCGAGACCATCACCCCGGCGCTGCCCGCCGTCGAGTCCTTCGACGCTCTGGACATGCCCGCCGCCCTGACGAAGACCCTCACGGCCCAGGGCGTCACCGAGCCCTTCCCGATCCAGGGCGCCACCCTGCCGAACTCCCTCGCCGGGCGCGACGTGCTCGGCCGCGGACGGACCGGCTCCGGCAAGACGCTCGCCTTCGGGCTCGCCCTCCTCGCCCGCACGGCCGGCCGCCGTGCCGAGCCGAGGCATCCCCTCGCGCTCGTCCTCGTCCCCACCCGCGAGCTCGCCCAGCAGGTCAACGACGCGCTGACGCCGTACGCCACCGCCGTCAACCTGCGCGTGGCCACCGCCGTCGGCGGCATGTCGATCGGCCGTCAGGCCGGCACGCTGCGCCGCGGCGCCGAGGTCCTCGTGGCCACCCCCGGGCGGCTCAAGGACCTCATCGAGCGCGGCGACTGCGCGCTCGGCCAGGTCGCGATCACCGTCCTCGACGAGGCCGACCAGATGGCCGACATGGGCTTCATGCCCCAGGTCGTCGCCCTGCTCAACCAGGTCGAGCCCGGCGGCCAGCGCCTGCTGTTCTCGGCCACGCTCGACAAGAACATCGACCGGCTCGTCCGGATGTTCCTCACCGACCCCGTGGTGCACTCCGTCGACCCGTCCGCGGGCGCGGTGACGACCATGGAGCACCACGTGCTGCACGTCGCCGACGAGACCGACAAGAAGGCCGTCGCCACGCGCATCGCCGCCCGTGATGGCCGGGTCATCCTCTTCGTCGACACCAAGCGCGGCGCCGACCGCTTCACCAAGCGGCTGCTCGCCAGCGGTGTCCGGGCCTCCGCGCTGCACGGCGGGCGCAGCCAGCCGCAGCGCAACCGCACCCTCGACCAGTTCAAGAACGGTCAGGTCACCGCGCTCGTCGCCACGAACGTGGCGGCCCGCGGCATCCACATCGACGACCTCGACCTTGTGGTCAACGTCGACCCGCCGACCGACCACAAGGACTACCTCCACCGCGGCGGCCGTACCGCCCGCGCCGGAGAGTCCGGCAGCGTCGTCACCCTCGTGCTCCCCGAGCAGAAGCGCGAGATGACCCGGCTGATGGCGGACGCCGGCATCACGCCGCGCACCGCCCGCGTCACGTCCAGCGACGAGGAGCTCGCGCGTCTCACCGGCGCCCGCGAGCCCTCCGGCGTCCCGGTCGTCATCGAGGTCCCGCAGCAGGCCGAACAGCCCAAGCAGCGGCCCAAGGCGCGGCGCGCCACGGGTGGCGGCGCCAGGCGTCCGGCCACCGGCGGCACCGGATCGGCCTCCCGGCAGGGCACCGGATCGGACGGTCAGCCGCGCCAGCAGCGCGGCGCCGGCCGCCCGGCCACGGGCGGCACGGGCGGCGGCCGTCGCACCAGCGGCGGCGGAGCCGCTCCCCGGCGCGCCGAAGGCGGCGGCGGAGCGGGTGGCCGTCGTGCCGAGGGTGGCGCGGCGCCGCGTCGCTCCGAGGGCGGCGCGGGCACCGGCCGTTCCGGCGGCACCGGCACCGGCCGCGGGCGCGCCCCGCAGCGCGGCGGCGGCCAGACCGGCGGCGGTCGCAGGGCGGCCTGA
- a CDS encoding acyl-CoA carboxylase subunit epsilon: MTIKVVRGNPTPEELAATLAVVRARAAAAAAEPSGAPRPRDSWSDPARVAAHRLPQPGATAWGRTYWPG, encoded by the coding sequence ATGACGATCAAGGTCGTACGGGGCAATCCGACCCCGGAGGAGCTGGCCGCCACTCTGGCGGTGGTCCGCGCGCGCGCCGCGGCGGCGGCCGCCGAGCCGTCGGGCGCGCCCCGGCCGCGCGACTCCTGGTCCGACCCGGCCCGGGTCGCCGCGCACCGGCTCCCGCAGCCGGGCGCGACGGCCTGGGGGCGGACGTACTGGCCCGGCTAG
- the hutH gene encoding histidine ammonia-lyase, producing the protein MHTVVVGTSGVTASDVLAVARDGARIELSGEAVVALAAAREIVDALAAKPEPVYGVSTGFGALASRHISPELRAQLQRNIVRSHAAGMGPHVEREVVRALMFLRLKTVCSGHTGVRPEVAQTMADILNAGITPVVHEYGSLGCSGDLAPLSHCALTLMGEGDAEGPDGVVRPAGELLAAHGITPVELREKEGLALLNGTDGMLGMLVMALADLETLYKSADVTAALSLEALLGTDKVLAPELHAIRPHPGQGASAANMLAVLKGSELTGHHQDDAPRVQDAYSVRCAPQVAGAGRDTLAHARTVAERELASAVDNPVVLPDGRVESNGNFHGAPVAYVLDFLAIAAADLGSIAERRTDRLLDKNRSHGLPPFLADDAGVDSGLMIAQYTQAALVSEMKRLAVPASADSIPSSAMQEDHVSMGWSAARKLRTAVNNLARIVAIELYAATRAIELRAGLTPAPASQAVIAAVRAAGVQGPGPDRFLAPDLEAADAFVRAGGVVTAVEPVTGPLA; encoded by the coding sequence ATGCACACTGTGGTGGTGGGGACGTCCGGGGTGACCGCGTCCGACGTACTCGCCGTGGCGCGCGACGGCGCCCGGATCGAACTCTCCGGCGAAGCGGTGGTGGCCCTCGCCGCGGCCCGCGAGATCGTCGACGCGCTGGCGGCCAAGCCGGAGCCCGTCTACGGCGTCTCCACCGGCTTCGGCGCCCTGGCCTCCCGGCACATCAGCCCGGAACTGCGCGCCCAGCTGCAGCGCAACATCGTCCGCTCGCACGCCGCCGGCATGGGCCCGCACGTCGAGCGCGAGGTCGTCCGCGCGCTGATGTTCCTGCGGCTCAAGACCGTCTGCTCGGGCCACACCGGTGTACGGCCCGAGGTCGCGCAGACGATGGCCGACATCCTCAACGCGGGCATCACCCCGGTCGTCCACGAGTACGGCTCGCTCGGCTGCTCCGGCGACCTCGCGCCGCTCTCCCACTGCGCGCTGACGCTGATGGGTGAGGGCGACGCCGAAGGCCCCGACGGAGTCGTCCGGCCCGCCGGCGAACTCCTCGCCGCCCACGGCATCACCCCCGTCGAACTGCGCGAGAAGGAGGGCCTCGCCCTCCTCAACGGCACCGACGGCATGCTCGGCATGCTGGTCATGGCCCTCGCCGACCTGGAGACGCTCTACAAGTCGGCCGACGTCACCGCCGCGCTCTCCCTCGAAGCCCTGCTCGGCACGGACAAGGTCCTCGCCCCCGAGCTGCACGCCATCCGGCCGCACCCCGGCCAGGGCGCCAGCGCCGCCAACATGCTGGCGGTGCTGAAGGGTTCGGAGCTCACCGGCCACCACCAGGACGACGCCCCGCGCGTCCAGGACGCCTACTCCGTGCGCTGCGCCCCGCAGGTCGCGGGCGCGGGCCGCGACACCCTCGCCCACGCCCGGACGGTCGCCGAGCGCGAGCTGGCCTCCGCCGTCGACAACCCGGTCGTACTGCCCGACGGACGCGTCGAGTCGAACGGCAACTTCCACGGCGCCCCCGTCGCCTACGTCCTCGACTTCCTCGCCATCGCGGCGGCCGACCTCGGCTCGATCGCCGAGCGCCGCACCGACCGGCTGCTCGACAAGAACCGCTCGCACGGCCTGCCGCCGTTCCTCGCGGACGACGCCGGCGTCGACTCGGGCCTGATGATCGCCCAGTACACGCAGGCCGCGCTGGTCAGCGAGATGAAGCGGCTCGCCGTACCGGCGTCCGCCGACTCCATCCCCTCCTCCGCCATGCAGGAGGACCACGTCTCCATGGGCTGGTCGGCCGCGCGCAAGCTGCGGACCGCGGTGAACAACCTGGCCCGCATCGTGGCGATCGAGCTGTACGCCGCCACCCGCGCCATCGAACTCCGCGCGGGCCTGACCCCGGCCCCGGCGTCGCAGGCGGTCATCGCCGCCGTCCGCGCGGCCGGCGTCCAGGGCCCCGGCCCCGACCGTTTCCTCGCCCCCGACCTGGAGGCGGCGGACGCGTTCGTCCGGGCCGGCGGTGTCGTGACCGCCGTGGAACCGGTGACCGGCCCGCTCGCCTAG
- a CDS encoding adenylate/guanylate cyclase domain-containing protein, whose translation MTVDDTGSGTGAHPAPDGEPGRTAEPVTDATSARAAASGGTGQEARPDDRTSEDPGPRGDGHRGEVSGVREDDATDTRAQARPDGRPELRSDARHEANGRVDAPTDPDSEEDPLALRLEGLILGAERRYTPFQAARSAGVSMELASRFWRAMGFADIGQAKALTEADVLALRRLAGLVEAGLLSEAMAVQVARSTGQTTARLAEWQIDSFLEGLTEPPEPGMTRTEVTYPLIELLLPELEEFLVYVWRRQLAAATGRVVQAADDEEMVDRRLAVGFADLVGFTRLTRRMEEEELGELVEAFETTAADLVAAHGGRLIKTLGDEVLYSADDAGVAAEIALRLIETMANDETMPELRVGIAFGTVTTRMGDVFGTTVNLASRLTSIAPRDAVLVDGAFAEELTRTGDAPASEAEAAEAAAAAEKEGEEPPSYRFALQPMWQRPVRGLGVIEPWLLARRDTEA comes from the coding sequence GTGACCGTCGACGACACCGGCTCCGGCACGGGTGCTCACCCTGCCCCGGACGGCGAGCCGGGCCGTACCGCCGAGCCGGTCACGGACGCGACCTCCGCACGGGCCGCCGCGAGCGGCGGGACCGGACAGGAGGCCCGGCCGGACGACCGTACGAGCGAGGATCCCGGCCCCCGTGGCGACGGCCACCGCGGCGAGGTGAGCGGCGTCCGCGAGGACGACGCCACCGACACGCGCGCGCAGGCCAGGCCCGACGGACGGCCCGAGCTCAGGTCCGACGCCCGGCACGAGGCGAACGGCCGGGTGGACGCGCCGACCGACCCGGACTCCGAGGAGGACCCCCTCGCGCTGCGCCTGGAGGGCCTCATCCTGGGCGCCGAGCGGCGCTACACCCCGTTCCAGGCGGCCCGCAGCGCGGGCGTCTCCATGGAGCTGGCGTCCCGTTTCTGGCGGGCGATGGGCTTCGCCGACATCGGCCAGGCCAAGGCGCTCACGGAGGCGGACGTCCTCGCGCTGCGCCGGCTCGCCGGTCTCGTCGAGGCCGGCCTGCTGAGCGAGGCCATGGCCGTCCAGGTCGCCCGCTCCACCGGGCAGACCACCGCCCGTCTGGCCGAGTGGCAGATCGACTCCTTCCTGGAGGGCCTGACCGAGCCCCCCGAACCGGGGATGACCCGCACCGAGGTCACGTACCCCCTGATCGAGCTGCTGCTGCCCGAGCTGGAGGAGTTCCTCGTCTACGTCTGGCGGCGCCAGCTCGCCGCCGCCACCGGCCGGGTCGTGCAGGCCGCCGACGACGAGGAGATGGTCGACCGCCGTCTCGCCGTCGGTTTCGCCGACCTGGTCGGGTTCACCCGGCTGACGCGCCGCATGGAGGAGGAGGAGCTCGGCGAACTCGTCGAGGCCTTCGAGACCACCGCCGCGGACCTGGTCGCCGCCCATGGCGGCCGGCTCATCAAGACGCTCGGCGACGAGGTGCTCTACTCCGCCGACGACGCCGGCGTGGCCGCCGAGATCGCGCTGCGGCTCATCGAGACGATGGCGAACGACGAGACGATGCCGGAGCTGCGGGTCGGCATCGCCTTCGGCACGGTCACCACCCGGATGGGCGACGTGTTCGGCACGACCGTGAACCTGGCGAGCCGCCTCACGTCGATAGCGCCGCGTGACGCCGTCCTCGTGGACGGTGCTTTCGCGGAGGAGCTGACCCGCACCGGGGACGCCCCCGCCTCCGAGGCGGAGGCCGCCGAGGCAGCGGCCGCCGCGGAGAAGGAGGGCGAGGAACCCCCCTCGTACCGCTTCGCGCTCCAGCCCATGTGGCAGCGGCCGGTCCGTGGTCTCGGCGTCATCGAGCCCTGGCTGCTGGCCCGCCGGGACACCGAGGCGTAG
- a CDS encoding cold-shock protein: protein MATGTVKWFNSEKGFGFIEQDGGGPDVFAHYSNIASSGFRELLEGQKVSFEVTQGQKGLQAENIIPA, encoded by the coding sequence ATGGCTACCGGCACCGTGAAGTGGTTCAACTCGGAAAAGGGCTTCGGCTTCATCGAGCAGGACGGCGGCGGCCCCGACGTCTTCGCGCACTACTCGAACATCGCGAGCTCCGGCTTCCGTGAGCTCCTCGAGGGCCAGAAGGTCTCCTTCGAGGTCACGCAGGGCCAGAAGGGCCTGCAGGCGGAGAACATCATCCCCGCCTAG
- a CDS encoding biotin--[acetyl-CoA-carboxylase] ligase: protein MTPRDASDAHDNRWSDLGRPPLNGTALRRALVRDDGLWTDVEVVQRTGSTNTDLAGLVVKGNADEGVVLVAEEQNAGRGRLDRRWTAPARSGLFFSVVLKPAGVPVERWGWLPLLTGVAVATALSRTAGVDTALKWPNDLLVTVDGEERKAGGILAERAGADAVVVGIGINVTLRAEELPVPGAGSLALAGATTTDRDTVLRAVLRSLEEWYRRWRDASGDPAASGLQEAYAAGCATLGRVVRAELPGGRSIVGEAVAVDGDGRIVIGTEDGVQEPVGAGDVIHLRAV from the coding sequence ATGACGCCGCGAGATGCTTCAGACGCGCACGACAACCGCTGGTCCGACCTGGGCCGACCGCCGCTCAACGGCACAGCCCTGCGGCGGGCGCTGGTCCGCGACGACGGCCTGTGGACGGACGTGGAGGTCGTGCAGCGCACCGGGTCCACCAACACCGACCTGGCCGGTCTCGTCGTCAAGGGGAACGCCGACGAGGGCGTGGTCCTCGTCGCCGAGGAGCAGAACGCCGGTCGCGGCCGGCTGGACCGCCGCTGGACGGCGCCCGCCCGCTCCGGCCTCTTCTTCTCCGTGGTGCTCAAGCCGGCGGGCGTCCCCGTCGAACGCTGGGGCTGGCTGCCGCTGCTCACCGGAGTCGCCGTCGCCACCGCTCTCTCCCGCACGGCCGGAGTCGACACCGCCCTGAAGTGGCCCAACGACCTGCTGGTCACCGTGGACGGCGAGGAGCGCAAGGCCGGTGGCATCCTCGCCGAGCGCGCGGGCGCCGACGCGGTCGTGGTCGGCATCGGCATCAACGTCACGCTCCGCGCGGAGGAGTTGCCCGTGCCGGGCGCCGGGTCGCTGGCGCTGGCGGGCGCGACGACCACCGACCGCGACACCGTGCTGCGGGCGGTGCTGCGCTCACTGGAGGAGTGGTACCGACGCTGGCGCGACGCGTCCGGGGACCCCGCCGCCTCCGGTCTCCAGGAGGCGTACGCCGCCGGCTGCGCGACCCTCGGCCGCGTGGTCCGCGCCGAGCTGCCCGGCGGCCGCTCGATCGTCGGCGAGGCCGTCGCCGTCGACGGGGACGGCCGCATCGTCATCGGCACGGAGGACGGAGTGCAGGAACCGGTCGGCGCGGGCGACGTGATCCACCTGCGGGCTGTCTGA
- a CDS encoding enoyl-CoA hydratase/isomerase family protein: MAEQGAERPADQGGEPGERRFGEFVAVRRHGHVAELVLDRPKAMNAVSTEMARSIAGACEALAADGDVRVVVLTSTHERAFCVGADLKERNSFTDAQLVRQRPVARGAYTGVLELPMPTVAAVHGFALGGGFELALSCDLIVADRTAVVGLPEVSVGVIPGGGGTQLLPRRVGAARAAELIFSARRLEAPEARELGLVDELVEAGQDRTEALALAARIAANSPVGLRAAKRALRLGHGLDLRAGLEVEDAAWRSVAFSGDRAEGVAAFNEKRTPDWPGQ, from the coding sequence ATGGCGGAGCAAGGGGCGGAGCGACCCGCGGACCAGGGCGGGGAGCCGGGCGAGCGGAGGTTCGGCGAGTTCGTCGCCGTACGGCGGCACGGGCACGTCGCCGAGCTCGTCCTGGACCGGCCCAAGGCCATGAACGCGGTGTCCACCGAGATGGCCCGGTCGATCGCGGGGGCCTGCGAGGCGCTGGCCGCCGACGGGGACGTCCGCGTGGTGGTGCTCACCTCCACGCATGAGCGGGCCTTCTGCGTGGGTGCCGACCTGAAGGAGCGGAACTCCTTCACGGACGCCCAGCTGGTGCGGCAGCGGCCGGTCGCGCGGGGCGCCTACACCGGTGTCCTGGAGCTGCCGATGCCGACCGTGGCCGCCGTGCACGGGTTCGCGCTGGGCGGCGGGTTCGAGCTGGCGCTGTCCTGCGACCTGATCGTGGCCGACCGCACGGCGGTCGTGGGCCTGCCCGAGGTGTCCGTCGGGGTGATCCCCGGCGGTGGCGGCACGCAGCTGCTGCCGCGCCGGGTCGGTGCCGCCCGCGCCGCCGAGCTGATCTTCTCGGCCCGCCGCCTGGAGGCGCCCGAGGCGCGGGAGTTGGGGCTGGTGGACGAGCTGGTGGAGGCGGGACAGGACCGTACGGAGGCGCTCGCCCTGGCCGCCCGGATCGCGGCGAACTCGCCGGTCGGGCTGCGCGCCGCCAAGCGCGCCCTGCGCCTCGGGCACGGGCTCGACCTGCGGGCCGGCCTGGAGGTCGAGGACGCGGCCTGGCGTTCGGTCGCCTTCTCCGGCGACCGTGCGGAGGGGGTCGCCGCCTTCAACGAGAAGCGCACCCCGGACTGGCCCGGGCAGTAG